From the genome of Bradyrhizobium sp. ORS 278:
GAGAGCGAGGTATACGCCCAGCGCATAGGGTAAACTGACCGCGAGCCGCTCCAATGGCCGCACGACAGCTTGGATGATCGTCCCGGTCATGCCCTCCGCCATCCGCGCCTTGGCGAGACGCGCGACGAACACGTCCCACATGTGCTTCTGCCGCGCGTCGAGCGCCAGCGACTTGACGGTGCGGATGCCGTTCAGGGTCTGCACCATGAACGCGCCCATGGCGCCCTCCGCGGCGAGCACCGCGTGCGAGCGCTTGCGATAGACCGGCAGCATCGCCACCAGCCACACCGCGATCAGCGCGACGAACGCCAGAACCGCGAACGTCATGATCGGGCTGAAGAAGAACATCACCGGCAGGAAGAAGATCAGCGTCGTCGAGTCCAGGATGGTCCCGAACAGCTGCCCCATCAGGAAGGTGCGGATGCGGAAGATCTCGCGCATGTCGCGCGCGACCATGCCGACCTGGTTGCGCTCGAAGAAATCGATCGGGAGGTTCAGCACCTTCTCGAACATGTAGGTCGACAGCTTGACGTCGAGCCGCGCCGTCAACTGATGCACCAGAAGCTGGCGCAGGAACGCGAAGGCCGATTCGAACGCGATCAGCACCAGCATCGCCACGCACAGCACCGTGAAGGTGTTGAACGCCTTGTAGTAGAGCACCTTCTCCGACAGCAGCCGGTAGAACATGATCGGCGCGAGACCCATCATGCCGAGCACCAGCGCCGCGACCGCGACGTCGCGGACGATGCGCCGCTCGCGGAAGATCAGAGCCGTGATCAGCCCGAGGCTGAACGGCTGGGTCTCGTCGGAAATCTCGTAGTCGCGCTTGGCCAGCACGACCTCGCCGGTCCAGACCTGCTCCATCCGCAGCCGGTCGATGACGAGCAGAGCATCCTCGCCGACATTGGGATCGCGCAGCACGGCGCGCGGATTGTTCTCGTCACCCTCGAGGCGCAACAGCACCATGCTGCTGCCGTCCTTGAGCCGGACGATCGCCGGCAGCGCGCGCTTGAGATGGCTCAGCCCATCCCAGTCGAGCCGGACGGCCTTGGCGCGCATGCCTGAATTGTTGGCGCATTTGACGATCTCGGCGGTCGAGACCTCGCTGCCGCTGAGCACATTGTCGTGGATCAGCTGCGAAACCGTGAAATGCAGGCCATGCTGGCGCGCCACGATCACGAGTGAGGCGAGGCCCGTGGGCTCGACGGCCTCGGCCGTCTGGGCGCTGGGAACGAGCTCCATGGTCACACCTGCCTTGATCATCTGTCGTCGCCACGGCGCTGCCGCGCGACCCGGCACAATGATAATTCGCTACCAGATGCCGCAGCCGGGATTATGCCGCAACGCACATCGAAAGCCAATCTGGAAGAGTGATATAACGTAAATCCGAGACGAGATATGTTGGTCAATTAACATTTGCAGAGCTCAGCCGACTTTCTCGCGGAAATCGAAGCCACAGGCGTCGAGTTCCCGCTGGATGGCCGCGCTATCAGCGCCGGACATCAGAGCGAGGGCACAGATCTCGAAATTCTCACTGCGCACCGACACGGCCGGAAAGCCGGCTCCGAGCAGCAGGTTGCCGAGTCGATCCGAGGTGAACCCGGTCTTGTGCGCCATGTAATGACGCCCTTCCTCGATCGCCTTCGAGTGGCCGTAGATCATGTCCAGCGGACGGATCGGCCCCGAGGGCGACATGTAGGCGATGCTTGCCAACCCGTGGGCCAGAACGTGCTCCGCAACGGCCTCGAGGTCCGGGGACATCACGAGGGCAAAGCCGCCTGGTTTCAGCACCTCGCGAAACTGCAGAAACGTCGGATGGACCTCATGCGCATAAAGATGCTCCATGACATGCGAGCACCAGATCGCATCGAAGGATGCCGGCGGAAACAGGCGGACGAGATCGGTCACCGAGCCCACGAGATCGGGATTCACGTTGGGATCGATGTCCAGACGAATCTCTTCCCAATCCGGCGTTGCCACGAGCGGTAAAATACGCCTTGCGGTCGTGGACCCCGCTCCAGCATTCAACAAGCGTCGTTTAGCCAATTTCGGAGCGCTCCAAACCCGGGCTGAAGCTTTGATTCATTTGTCAAAATATGTCGGAGTGCAAGCCTAGCAGGGCGCGGTCCGGAAGGCCACCCCGCGAACGGCCGAGGCCAGGAACAGGGTGAACAACTGCCCCGGCATACCTGTCCCGACACGGCGATCGCAAAGACGATGGCGCCCCGGATCCACTGAGAGGTCAGAAATGGATCCAGGCCCCATCGCTGAAACGAGGTACTCGACGGCCGGTCAGCACCGTCACCGGCGCGCTGTCGTAGATGAAGAGCCGGTCGTTCTCGTTGCAGGTTGCGACGACAACCGGCGCAAGGCATGTCACTCACCGTTGACACGACCTTGGACGAGACGTCAGCGACGACCTCCTTCAACGCGTCATGGGCGAAAGCGGTGCCGATCGCGCTCAAGTCGACCACGACGTTGGCGGTCGAGTCGGGCGTCGCAACGCCTCCTGACATCCGAACTGCAATGAGGTCGCCCTTGTCAGGCGAG
Proteins encoded in this window:
- a CDS encoding peptidase domain-containing ABC transporter, which produces MELVPSAQTAEAVEPTGLASLVIVARQHGLHFTVSQLIHDNVLSGSEVSTAEIVKCANNSGMRAKAVRLDWDGLSHLKRALPAIVRLKDGSSMVLLRLEGDENNPRAVLRDPNVGEDALLVIDRLRMEQVWTGEVVLAKRDYEISDETQPFSLGLITALIFRERRIVRDVAVAALVLGMMGLAPIMFYRLLSEKVLYYKAFNTFTVLCVAMLVLIAFESAFAFLRQLLVHQLTARLDVKLSTYMFEKVLNLPIDFFERNQVGMVARDMREIFRIRTFLMGQLFGTILDSTTLIFFLPVMFFFSPIMTFAVLAFVALIAVWLVAMLPVYRKRSHAVLAAEGAMGAFMVQTLNGIRTVKSLALDARQKHMWDVFVARLAKARMAEGMTGTIIQAVVRPLERLAVSLPYALGVYLALTTDDPVYVGALFAFLLLAQRVAAPLMQMAQLVNQYDEARSAVGIVGKLVNQPAEEGRSGHGVRVPLKGLVEFSGVTFKYKGAVSPALNNLSFEIPLGAKLGVMGKSGSGKTTITRLLQRLHSDYGGLIKIDGIDVREYDVDHLRRNVGVVLQENFLFSGTIRENISAAKPDATFDEIVRAARLAGAEEFIDKLPRGYETYIYEGSPNLSGGQRQRLAIARALLVNPPILILDEATSALDADSEAIVNANIARIGHGRTMIIISHRLSSLVDCDAILVLNRGVIDDIGRHEELLERNDIYSSLWHQQNSHAIAAPKRSRPGYGGPTLVS
- a CDS encoding methyltransferase domain-containing protein, with amino-acid sequence MATPDWEEIRLDIDPNVNPDLVGSVTDLVRLFPPASFDAIWCSHVMEHLYAHEVHPTFLQFREVLKPGGFALVMSPDLEAVAEHVLAHGLASIAYMSPSGPIRPLDMIYGHSKAIEEGRHYMAHKTGFTSDRLGNLLLGAGFPAVSVRSENFEICALALMSGADSAAIQRELDACGFDFREKVG